In Brachyhypopomus gauderio isolate BG-103 chromosome 11, BGAUD_0.2, whole genome shotgun sequence, a single genomic region encodes these proteins:
- the pcdh20l gene encoding LOW QUALITY PROTEIN: protocadherin-20 (The sequence of the model RefSeq protein was modified relative to this genomic sequence to represent the inferred CDS: inserted 7 bases in 6 codons; deleted 1 base in 1 codon; substituted 2 bases at 2 genomic stop codons), translated as MNLSLLQRVLLVLSVRQVECLTLLHFSTLEEXQIGSLSRVYSPPYQLFVNSYLRVNKETGNLYTTEQKLDREALCPSQKAGHCIISDNVLVGPEHVVKITVVVEDINDNAPYFEICEIHLKIPEDVAVGARFLLDKKSQDDDVGSNGEISYHLAGAAGFFSVSQEGSDLMLIVEIRLDREAQDEHRVLLMAVDSGPVPQSATATLIITVMDIDDHCXQFSSDNPHNATVPGGAIQGSIVAQLLATDQDLGDNAQAQITYSFSPHISDQAKILFHLDSITGKTTLAINVSLDSPEKHVLRVVANSPHCSAAQEQITVYMQAVPSPETTIEIKFLVEDPNQTIMLQENEPPSLLSILRVRDIPNFQGVLSLGTDDTAFTLKMQGNXLLSTLKPLDYELCSDYHVTVXQGSRVCGRKVIKVKVKDVNGNXPHFEQPHYHAQIEENNKPGIFLMQVRATDAETQLYGEVSYWMVHNSPVAFSINETTGVMSVSEPLDREQQGTYVLTVLARDHGTPSLEALVSVTVLDQNDNQPTXHAERLAQVGKIQVEDADEGANGTVEQVWVLDEHVPFTVDREQLTLRCIDDLDXNQPQIIFPTSNDSCHCVSASTKPGITVTKIYAVDHDLGVNSEITYQIISIKSASPFQIDPHLGDIMLSWHIASRDYSMHHLLIQVSDKRRPTALQSTVWIHLLVNERLEKCNLTSIPDYLLNVLKTADSETYXDCLGEAWLFLLCGLGLVVLSACMLLVTTVICVRQRKLGQKRISSRKHELKPLN; from the exons AGGGTGCTTCTTGTATTGTCTGTCAGGCAAGTCGAATGTCTCACTCTGCTACATTTCTCAACACTGGAGG TTCAGATAGGCAGCCTGAGCAGAGTGTATTCTCCCCCATACCAGCTATTTGTGAATTCATACCTGAGAGTGAACAAAGAAACAGGGAACCTGTACACAACTGAACAGAAACTTGATCGGGAAGCCTTGTGTCCGTCACAGAAGGCTGGACACTGTATCATCTCGGACAATGTGCTTGTTGGCCCTGAACATGTGGTGAAGATAACCGTAGTTGTGGAGGATATTAATGATAATGCTCCTTATTTTGAAATTTGTGAAATCCATTTAAAGATTCCTGAGGATGTGGCTGTGGGAGCAAGGTTCCTGTTGGATAAAAAGTCTCAGGATGACGATGTTGGCAGCAATGGAGAGATTAGTTACCATTTGGCTGGAGCTGCAGGCTTTTTCAGTGTGTCTCAGGAAGGATCAGATCTTATGCTGATTGTGGAAATCAGACTAGACCGGGAGGCTCAAGATGAGCACCGCGTGTTGCTCATGGCTGTGGACAGTGGTCCTGTACCTCAGAGCGCTACAGCAACTCTCATCATCACAGTGATGGACATTGATGATCACT CACAGTTTAGCAGTGACAACCCTCACAATGCCACAGTGCCTGGAGGAGCGATTCAGGGCTCAATAGTGGCCCAGTTACTAGCCACAGACCAAGACCTGGGTGACAACGCTCAG GCTCAGATCACCTATTCCTTCAGTCCTCATATCTCAGACCAGGCAAAAATACTTTTCCATCTTGATAGCATCACAGGAAAGACAACCTTAGCCATAAATGTGAGTTTGGACAGCCCAGAGAAACATGTGCTGAGAGTGGTTGCAAATAGTCCACATTGCTCAGCAGCACAAGAACAGATAACAGTGTACATGCAGGCAGTACCCAGCCCGGAGACAACGATTGAGATCAAGTTTCTAGTGGAGGATCCAAACCAAACAATAATGTTACAGGAGAATGAGCCCCCCAGTCTCTTGTCTATTTTACGGGTGAGAGACATCCCAAACTTTCAGGGGGTTTTGTCCTTAGGGACAGACGACACAGCATTCACTTTGAAGATGCAAGGAA AACTGCTTTCAACATTAAAGCCTCTAGACTATGAGCTATGTAGTGACTATCATGTTACTG ACCAAGGCAGTCGTGTGTGTGGAAGGAAAGTGATCAAAGTGAAGGTTAAAGATGTAAATGGTAATTAACCCCATTTTGAGCAGCCTCATTATCATGCGCAGATAGAGGAAAACAATAAGCCTGGAATATTTTTAATGCAAGTTAGAGCAACTGATGCAGAAACCCAGCTCTATGGAGAAGTGTCTTACTGGATGGTTCATAATAGCCCTGTTGCCTTCAGTATTAATGAAACAACAGGTGTGATGTCAGTATCAGAACCTTTGGATAGAGAACAGCAGGGCACATATGTCCTCACAGTTCTGGCCAGGGACCATGGCACCCCATCCCTGGAGGCTCTAGTGTCTGTGACTGTCCTGGACCAGAATGATAACCAGCCAA ACCACGCTGAACGCCTGGCCCAGGTTGGGAAGATCCAGGTGGAAGATGCTGATGAAGGTGCCAATGGGACAGTTGAGCAGGTGTGGGTGCTGGATGAACACGTACCCTTCACAGTAGACAGAGAGCAGCTGACACTTCGCTGCATAGATGATTTGGA CAACCAGCCACAGATCATTTTTCCCACCAGCAATGACTCCTGCCACTGTGTATCAGCCAGCACCAAGCCTGGCATCACAGTCACCAAGATCTACGCAGTCGATCATGACTTGGGTGTTAACTCTGAAATCACGTACCAGATTATATCCATCAAGTCAGCCAGTCCATTTCAGATTGATCCACATTTAGGAGATATCATGCTGTCATGGCACATCGCGAGCAGGGACTACAGCATGCACCATCTGTTGATCCAGGTGAGTGACAAGAGAAGACCTACAGCCCTGCAGTCCACCGTGTGGATCCACCTGTTAGTCAACGAGAGGTTGGAGAAGTGCAACCTCACCAGCATTCCTGACTACTTACTCAACGTCTTAAAGACAGCAGACTCAGAAACATACTAAGACTGTCTAGGAGAGGCCTGGCTCTTCCTGTTGTGTGGGCTTGGTCTGGTAGTGTTGTCAGCATGCATGCTTCTGGTCACCACTGTGATTTGTGTGAGGCAGAGAAAGTTGGGACAAAAAAGAATAAGTTCAAGAAAGCATGAACTGAAACCTTTAAATTAA